The following coding sequences lie in one Streptomyces xiamenensis genomic window:
- a CDS encoding mycothiol-dependent nitroreductase Rv2466c family protein, which translates to MSEKTPADFWFDPMCPWAWLTSRWMLEVEKVRPVEVRWHVMSLAVLNEPRKDELPERYAKAMETAWAPVRVLIAAEERFGSEVLGPLYTALGTRFHLQEKPRTKETIVEALEEAGLPVELADAGDTDAYDTALRASHKAGIDLVGQDVGTPVIAVPGADGEQIAFFGPVVTPAPKGEAAARLWDGTLLVASTPGFYEIKRTRDASPQFD; encoded by the coding sequence ATGTCGGAGAAGACCCCCGCCGATTTCTGGTTCGACCCGATGTGTCCGTGGGCGTGGCTGACGTCGCGCTGGATGCTGGAGGTGGAGAAGGTACGGCCGGTGGAGGTGCGCTGGCACGTGATGAGCCTGGCGGTGCTGAACGAGCCCCGCAAGGACGAACTCCCCGAGCGGTACGCGAAGGCGATGGAGACCGCCTGGGCCCCGGTGCGGGTGCTGATCGCGGCCGAGGAGCGCTTCGGCAGCGAGGTGCTCGGCCCGCTGTACACGGCGCTCGGTACCCGCTTCCACCTTCAGGAGAAGCCGCGTACCAAGGAGACGATCGTCGAGGCCCTGGAGGAGGCCGGCCTGCCGGTGGAGCTGGCGGACGCGGGGGACACCGACGCGTACGACACGGCGCTGCGCGCCTCGCACAAGGCCGGCATCGACCTGGTGGGCCAGGACGTGGGCACCCCGGTGATCGCGGTGCCGGGCGCGGACGGCGAGCAGATCGCCTTCTTCGGCCCCGTGGTGACCCCGGCCCCCAAGGGCGAGGCGGCGGCGCGGCTGTGGGACGGCACGCTGCTGGTGGCGAGCACCCCGGGCTTCTACGAGATCAAGCGCACCCGGGACGCGAGTCCGCAGTTCGACTGA
- a CDS encoding S8 family serine peptidase → MSHTSPLFPPATGRRRSARAARVALAAGLVSALAVTGALPAFAAESDALTRSAADKPIDDKFGTHDATLLAEAKAAGEPHVTLMIATEPGQTDEVSDALDAIRGASVGYTLDEIGYVRATVRTGAADEAIDEARALSSVYAIDLNEEIQVPDPLPDTELGRGHGSGGGNGTSYQAPDATTKAANPYQPSHETGAVDFVKQNKKYDGRGITIGVLDTGVDLAHPSLQETTTGERKVTDWVTATDPIIDSDGSWRPMTTAVSGETFSYNGRDYKAPAGDYYVSIFRENIAAGELGGDVNRDGRTDGAWAVLYDPAAGTVRVDLNDDGDFTDEAVMKPYRENHDIGYFGTDNPDTEIAESVPFVVEIREDVPMDPYGGDWIGQTRDFVNIGIVSGRHGTHVAGITAANSLFGGQMNGAAPGAQIVSSRACRFNGGCTATAMFEGMIDLVVNRDVDLVNVSIGGLPALNDGNNARARVYSELIDTYDVQLFISAGNDGPGVNTVSDPSVAEKVVSVGAAISKETWAANYGSGVTKKYAMLPFSSAGPRADGGFKPTITGPGASINTIPTWQPGAPVAEAGYALPPGYGMLQGTSMSSPQVAGAAALLLSGAKQRGIELSAADLRTALTSSADPISGVQAHEQGAGLMDTVAAWKLITKGATAHEYTVKAPVSSDLAEFLATPGFGTGVYDRESAPKVGERKTYDITLTRTSGPNRNVQHKLTLDNNHDKTFSLVGSSSVSLPLNKPVTVKVQAKPRSAGAHSVLLGVDDRSTKGVDLQVLSTILVTEQLAGPSYAVTKTSTVQRNASTSYFIKVPEGTKSLEVKLDGLTEGSQTRWIAITPWGTLADNSSTVNCYPNYTNPSNTCRPDLRSYENPTPGVWEIEVEARRTSPHLDNPYTMTATALGTVFEPGTVTVEEATVGTPLPVSWEVSNTLAPIEGTLSAGDLGSVATDRPTIETGAYQTSTVELAAGVTRFEAVIGGTSDPAADLDLYVYRDGTLVGQSASGGSEESVVLTNPAAGTYTVEVHAYAIPSGSTAYDYRDAYLSPELGTVAVDEEQVISLASGASAEIDAEVTVISAAGDASAGREFFGEVKLLNAAGTVTGSGGIIIEKVSGS, encoded by the coding sequence ATGTCTCATACTTCTCCCCTGTTCCCCCCTGCCACCGGCAGGAGACGCTCGGCACGGGCCGCCCGGGTGGCGCTCGCCGCCGGGCTGGTGAGCGCGCTGGCCGTCACGGGTGCGCTGCCCGCCTTCGCCGCCGAGAGCGACGCGCTCACCCGTTCGGCCGCTGACAAGCCGATCGACGACAAGTTCGGCACCCATGACGCCACGCTGCTCGCCGAGGCCAAGGCCGCAGGCGAGCCGCACGTCACCCTGATGATCGCCACCGAGCCCGGCCAGACCGACGAGGTCAGCGACGCGCTGGATGCCATCCGGGGTGCCTCCGTCGGCTACACCCTCGACGAGATCGGCTACGTCCGCGCCACCGTGCGCACCGGCGCCGCCGACGAGGCCATCGACGAGGCGCGGGCGCTGTCCTCCGTGTACGCGATCGACCTCAACGAGGAGATCCAGGTACCGGACCCGCTGCCCGACACCGAGCTCGGCCGCGGCCACGGCTCCGGCGGCGGCAACGGAACGTCCTACCAGGCGCCCGACGCCACCACCAAGGCCGCCAACCCGTACCAGCCCTCGCACGAGACGGGCGCCGTCGACTTCGTCAAGCAGAACAAGAAGTACGACGGCCGCGGCATCACCATCGGCGTCCTGGACACCGGTGTCGACCTCGCCCACCCCTCCCTCCAGGAGACCACCACCGGCGAGCGCAAGGTCACCGACTGGGTCACCGCCACCGACCCGATCATCGACAGCGACGGCTCCTGGCGCCCGATGACCACCGCGGTCTCCGGCGAGACCTTCAGCTACAACGGCCGCGACTACAAGGCCCCGGCGGGCGACTACTACGTCTCGATCTTCCGGGAGAACATCGCCGCCGGTGAGCTGGGCGGCGACGTCAACCGCGACGGCCGCACCGACGGCGCCTGGGCCGTGCTGTACGACCCGGCGGCCGGCACCGTGCGGGTGGACCTCAACGACGACGGCGACTTCACCGACGAAGCCGTCATGAAGCCGTACCGCGAGAACCACGACATCGGCTACTTCGGCACCGACAACCCGGACACCGAGATCGCCGAGTCCGTCCCGTTCGTGGTGGAGATCCGCGAGGACGTCCCCATGGACCCCTACGGCGGTGACTGGATCGGGCAGACCCGCGACTTCGTCAACATCGGCATCGTCTCCGGGCGGCACGGCACCCACGTCGCCGGCATCACCGCCGCCAACAGCCTGTTCGGCGGCCAGATGAACGGCGCCGCCCCCGGCGCGCAGATCGTCTCCTCGCGCGCCTGCCGCTTCAACGGCGGCTGCACCGCCACCGCCATGTTCGAGGGCATGATCGACCTCGTCGTCAACCGCGACGTGGACCTCGTCAATGTCTCCATCGGCGGCCTGCCCGCGCTCAACGACGGCAACAACGCCCGCGCCCGGGTGTACAGCGAGCTGATCGACACCTACGACGTCCAGCTGTTCATCTCGGCCGGCAACGACGGCCCGGGTGTCAACACCGTCTCCGACCCCTCGGTCGCCGAGAAGGTCGTCAGCGTCGGCGCCGCCATCTCCAAGGAGACCTGGGCCGCCAACTACGGCTCCGGCGTGACCAAGAAGTACGCCATGCTGCCGTTCTCCTCGGCGGGACCGCGCGCCGACGGCGGCTTCAAGCCCACCATCACCGGGCCCGGCGCCTCCATCAACACCATCCCGACCTGGCAGCCCGGCGCGCCGGTCGCCGAGGCGGGCTACGCGCTGCCGCCCGGCTACGGGATGCTCCAGGGCACCTCGATGTCCTCGCCGCAGGTGGCGGGCGCGGCGGCGCTGCTGCTGTCCGGTGCCAAGCAGCGCGGCATCGAGCTGTCGGCCGCCGACCTGCGCACCGCGCTGACCTCCTCGGCCGACCCCATCTCCGGGGTGCAGGCGCACGAGCAGGGCGCGGGCCTGATGGACACCGTCGCCGCGTGGAAGCTCATCACCAAGGGCGCCACCGCGCACGAGTACACCGTCAAGGCGCCGGTGAGCAGCGATCTGGCCGAGTTCCTGGCCACCCCGGGCTTCGGCACCGGCGTGTACGACCGTGAGAGCGCCCCCAAGGTAGGTGAGCGCAAGACGTACGACATCACCCTCACCCGTACCAGCGGCCCCAACCGCAACGTCCAGCACAAGCTGACCCTGGACAACAACCACGACAAGACCTTCTCGCTGGTCGGCAGCAGCTCCGTCTCGCTGCCGCTCAACAAGCCGGTCACCGTCAAGGTGCAGGCCAAGCCGCGCTCGGCCGGGGCGCACAGCGTGCTGCTGGGTGTGGACGACCGCTCCACCAAGGGCGTGGACCTCCAGGTCCTGAGCACCATCCTGGTGACCGAGCAGCTCGCCGGACCCTCCTACGCGGTGACCAAGACCTCGACGGTGCAGCGCAACGCCAGCACCTCGTACTTCATCAAGGTCCCCGAGGGCACCAAGAGCCTTGAGGTCAAGCTGGACGGTCTGACCGAGGGCAGCCAGACCCGGTGGATCGCCATCACCCCGTGGGGCACGCTGGCGGACAACTCCTCCACCGTCAACTGCTACCCCAACTACACCAACCCCTCGAACACCTGCCGCCCCGACCTGCGGTCGTACGAGAACCCGACCCCGGGCGTGTGGGAGATCGAGGTCGAGGCCCGGCGCACCTCGCCGCACCTCGACAACCCGTACACGATGACCGCGACCGCCCTGGGCACCGTCTTCGAGCCCGGCACGGTCACCGTCGAGGAGGCCACCGTCGGCACCCCGCTCCCCGTGAGCTGGGAGGTCAGCAACACGCTGGCGCCGATCGAGGGCACCCTGTCCGCCGGTGACCTGGGCTCGGTGGCCACCGACCGGCCCACCATCGAGACCGGCGCGTACCAGACCAGCACGGTCGAACTGGCCGCCGGCGTCACCCGCTTCGAGGCCGTCATCGGCGGCACCTCGGACCCGGCCGCCGACCTGGACCTGTACGTGTACCGGGACGGCACGCTGGTCGGCCAGTCGGCCTCCGGCGGCTCCGAGGAGAGCGTGGTCCTGACCAACCCGGCGGCCGGCACGTACACCGTCGAGGTGCACGCGTACGCCATCCCGTCCGGGTCCACCGCCTACGACTACCGCGACGCCTACCTCTCCCCCGAGCTGGGCACGGTGGCCGTGGACGAGGAGCAGGTCATCTCGCTGGCCAGCGGCGCGAGCGCGGAGATCGACGCCGAGGTGACCGTCATCTCGGCCGCCGGTGACGCCTCCGCCGGACGCGAGTTCTTCGGCGAGGTGAAGCTGCTGAACGCCGCCGGAACGGTGACGGGCAGCGGCGGGATCATCATCGAGAAGGTGAGCGGCTCCTGA
- the pepN gene encoding aminopeptidase N: MPGTNLTREEAQERARLLSVESYTITLDLSGAQEGGTFRSETTVHFTAREAGASFIDLVAPSVRHVALNGEVLPASDVFADSRIVLPHVAEGHNELVVVADCAYTNSGEGLHRFVDPVDEQAYLYTQFEVPDARRVFACFEQPDLKASFQFTVRAPEGWTVISNSPTPQPADNVWRFEPTPRISSYITALIVGPYHSVHSSWDGPGGRSVPLGLYCRPSLAEHLDAEAIFAVTRQGFDWFEEKFDHPYPFAKYDQLFVPEFNAGAMENAGAVTIRDQYVFRSKVTDAAYEMRAETILHELAHMWFGDLVTMEWWNDLWLNESFATYTSIACQAHAPGSRWPHAWTSFANSMKTWAYRQDQLPSTHPIMAEIRDLDDVLVNFDGITYAKGASVLKQLVAYVGMDAFFAGVQAYFKRHAWGNTRLTDLLSALEETSGRDLGAWSKAWLQTAGINVLRPEFTVDGDGAITSFAVRQEAPALPPGATGEPTLRPHRIAIGLYELTDGALVRRDRIELDVDGELTDVPQLVGQMRPAVVLLNDDDLSYAKVRLDPESLAVVQRHLGDFTESLPRALSWASAWDMTRDGELATRDYLALVLSGIGKETDIGVVQSLHRQVSMALDFYADPQWRESGLLRWSEAAERHLAEAAPGSDHQLAWARALTSVARTDGQLALIAGLLDGSRSVEGLAVDTELRWSLLQRLAATGRADEKEIAAELERDRTSAGERHAAYARAARPTREAKAEAWALVVESDKLPNAMQEAVIGGFVQADQRELLASYTPEYFAVLKSVWDSRSHEMAQQIAVGLYPGIQVSGATLTETDAWLEAAKPSPALRRLVTESRAGVERALNAQLADKAAAEAQA, translated from the coding sequence GTGCCTGGCACGAATCTGACCCGCGAAGAGGCCCAGGAGCGGGCCCGGCTGCTGAGCGTGGAGAGCTACACCATCACGCTCGATCTCTCCGGTGCCCAGGAGGGCGGCACCTTCCGCTCCGAGACGACCGTGCACTTCACGGCGCGCGAGGCCGGGGCGAGCTTCATCGATCTGGTGGCCCCCTCGGTCCGCCATGTGGCGCTCAACGGGGAGGTGCTGCCGGCCTCGGACGTCTTCGCCGACTCCCGGATCGTGCTGCCGCACGTGGCGGAGGGCCACAACGAGCTGGTGGTGGTCGCCGACTGCGCGTACACCAACTCGGGCGAGGGCCTGCACCGGTTCGTGGACCCGGTGGACGAGCAGGCGTACCTGTACACGCAGTTCGAGGTGCCGGACGCGCGGCGGGTGTTCGCCTGCTTCGAGCAGCCCGACCTGAAGGCGTCCTTCCAGTTCACCGTGCGGGCGCCCGAGGGCTGGACGGTCATCTCCAACTCGCCCACCCCGCAGCCCGCCGACAACGTGTGGCGGTTCGAGCCGACCCCGCGCATCTCCAGCTACATCACCGCGCTGATCGTGGGCCCGTACCACTCGGTGCACAGCAGCTGGGACGGGCCCGGGGGGCGTTCGGTGCCGCTGGGCCTGTACTGCCGGCCCTCGCTGGCCGAACACCTCGACGCCGAGGCGATCTTCGCCGTGACCCGGCAGGGCTTCGACTGGTTCGAGGAGAAGTTCGACCACCCGTACCCGTTCGCCAAGTACGACCAGCTGTTCGTGCCGGAGTTCAACGCCGGCGCCATGGAGAACGCGGGCGCGGTCACCATCCGCGACCAGTACGTCTTCCGCTCCAAGGTGACCGACGCGGCCTACGAGATGCGGGCCGAGACCATCCTGCACGAGCTGGCCCACATGTGGTTCGGCGACCTCGTGACCATGGAGTGGTGGAACGACCTGTGGCTGAACGAGTCGTTCGCCACCTACACCTCGATCGCCTGCCAGGCACACGCGCCGGGCAGCCGCTGGCCGCACGCCTGGACCAGCTTCGCGAACTCCATGAAGACCTGGGCGTACCGGCAGGACCAGCTGCCCTCCACCCACCCGATCATGGCCGAGATCCGTGACCTGGACGATGTCCTGGTCAACTTCGACGGCATCACCTACGCCAAGGGCGCCTCCGTCCTCAAGCAGCTGGTGGCGTACGTCGGCATGGACGCGTTCTTCGCGGGCGTGCAGGCGTACTTCAAGCGCCACGCGTGGGGCAACACCCGCCTCACCGACCTGCTCAGCGCGCTGGAGGAGACCAGCGGCCGGGACCTGGGCGCCTGGTCCAAGGCCTGGCTCCAGACGGCCGGCATCAACGTGCTGCGCCCGGAGTTCACGGTGGACGGGGACGGCGCGATCACCTCGTTCGCGGTACGGCAGGAGGCCCCGGCGCTGCCGCCCGGCGCCACCGGCGAGCCGACGCTGCGCCCGCACCGGATCGCCATCGGCCTGTACGAGCTGACCGACGGCGCGCTGGTGCGGCGCGACCGGATCGAGCTGGACGTCGACGGCGAACTGACGGACGTCCCGCAGCTGGTGGGGCAGATGCGCCCGGCGGTCGTGCTGCTCAACGACGACGACCTGTCGTACGCCAAGGTGCGCCTTGACCCGGAGTCGCTGGCCGTGGTGCAGCGGCACCTGGGCGACTTCACCGAGTCGCTGCCGCGCGCGCTGAGCTGGGCCTCGGCGTGGGACATGACCCGCGACGGCGAACTGGCCACCCGCGACTACCTGGCGCTGGTGCTCTCGGGCATCGGCAAGGAGACGGACATCGGCGTGGTGCAGTCCCTGCACCGCCAGGTGTCCATGGCGCTCGACTTCTACGCCGACCCGCAGTGGCGCGAGAGCGGGCTGCTGCGCTGGAGCGAGGCCGCCGAGCGGCACCTGGCGGAGGCGGCGCCCGGCAGCGACCACCAGCTGGCGTGGGCGCGGGCGCTGACCTCGGTGGCCCGCACGGACGGGCAACTGGCCCTGATCGCCGGACTGCTGGACGGCTCGCGGAGCGTGGAGGGGCTCGCCGTGGACACGGAGCTGCGCTGGTCGCTGCTCCAGCGGCTGGCGGCCACCGGGCGCGCGGACGAGAAGGAGATCGCGGCCGAGCTGGAGCGGGACCGCACCTCGGCGGGCGAGCGGCACGCGGCGTACGCGCGGGCGGCCCGGCCGACGCGGGAGGCGAAGGCCGAGGCGTGGGCGCTGGTGGTGGAGAGCGACAAGCTGCCCAACGCCATGCAGGAGGCCGTCATCGGCGGCTTCGTCCAGGCGGACCAGCGCGAGCTGCTGGCCTCGTACACGCCGGAGTACTTCGCGGTGCTCAAGAGCGTGTGGGACTCCCGCAGCCATGAGATGGCGCAGCAGATCGCGGTCGGTCTGTACCCGGGAATCCAGGTGAGCGGGGCGACGCTGACGGAGACGGACGCGTGGCTGGAGGCGGCGAAGCCGTCGCCGGCGCTGCGGCGTCTGGTCACGGAGTCCCGGGCGGGTGTGGAGCGCGCCCTGAACGCCCAGCTCGCCGACAAGGCGGCGGCCGAGGCGCAGGCGTAA
- a CDS encoding tetratricopeptide repeat protein, giving the protein MMNEQATPPTSGDDVSPHSPVDWAVWEQEHFVPVIQAAEADGPDRFAWLLAVLLWDAKLPSLSVEDWSVIADRGLRAVRRLGDGAGEARLLECVGMGHARVNRLTESLRCHQQALEIRSQLGDRRGEASSTNLLGIVHLHRRELSAAEEHFTRALALFEEFGERHRAAMTLANLSSTRCAAGRVDEAEADARRALEIHRALGARRSVGNALRQLSVIHRERGETEAALACAEEAVALAVDLRSETLEGYWLLALGKAQRAAGRVEEALASFHRAADLHARSGNRSREAMAWQAVAQVLLDGGRRSEAADLAGRAASVHRGLDDPWHEALALICLADATPGEEAQEHRERAVHLLSPYPDERAATMRRTIGGSGLQ; this is encoded by the coding sequence ATGATGAACGAGCAGGCCACCCCGCCGACTTCAGGGGACGACGTTTCCCCGCACTCCCCCGTGGACTGGGCCGTGTGGGAGCAGGAACACTTCGTCCCCGTCATCCAGGCCGCCGAGGCGGATGGTCCCGACCGGTTCGCCTGGCTGCTGGCCGTCCTGCTCTGGGACGCCAAGCTGCCTTCCCTGTCCGTGGAGGACTGGTCGGTCATCGCGGACCGGGGCCTGCGGGCCGTCCGCCGGCTCGGTGACGGGGCCGGTGAAGCGCGGCTGCTGGAATGCGTCGGCATGGGTCACGCCCGGGTCAACCGGTTGACGGAGAGCCTGCGCTGTCATCAGCAGGCGCTGGAGATCCGCAGCCAACTGGGTGACCGGCGGGGCGAGGCGTCGTCGACGAATCTGCTGGGGATCGTCCATCTTCACCGTCGGGAGTTGAGCGCGGCCGAGGAGCACTTCACGCGCGCCCTCGCCCTCTTCGAGGAGTTCGGCGAGCGGCATCGGGCAGCGATGACCCTGGCCAATCTGTCGAGTACCCGCTGCGCGGCGGGCCGGGTGGACGAAGCCGAAGCGGACGCGCGGCGCGCTCTGGAGATCCACCGCGCGCTCGGTGCCCGGCGCAGCGTGGGTAACGCCCTGCGACAGCTCAGCGTGATCCACCGTGAGCGAGGGGAAACCGAAGCCGCCCTGGCCTGCGCCGAGGAGGCGGTCGCTCTGGCCGTGGACCTGCGATCCGAGACGCTGGAGGGATATTGGCTGCTCGCCCTCGGGAAGGCACAACGGGCGGCGGGCCGGGTCGAGGAGGCCCTGGCTTCCTTCCACCGTGCGGCCGACCTGCACGCCCGCAGTGGCAACCGCTCCCGGGAGGCCATGGCGTGGCAAGCGGTCGCACAGGTTCTGCTCGACGGGGGAAGGCGCTCCGAGGCTGCCGACTTGGCCGGGCGCGCCGCGTCCGTCCACCGGGGACTGGACGACCCCTGGCACGAGGCCCTCGCTCTGATCTGCCTGGCCGATGCCACCCCAGGCGAGGAAGCCCAGGAGCATCGGGAACGTGCGGTCCATCTGTTGTCCCCGTACCCGGACGAGCGGGCGGCCACCATGCGGCGGACGATCGGTGGGAGCGGGCTTCAGTGA
- a CDS encoding superoxide dismutase, which produces MATYTLPELPYDYSSLEPVISGEIIELHHDKHHAAYVKGANDTLDQLAEAREKDQWGNVTGLEKNLAFHLSGHILHSIYWRNMTGDGGGEPLEKDGTGELADAIAESFGSFTRFKAQLSKASATTQGSGWGVLAYEPLSGRLVVEQVYDHQGNIGQGSVPILVFDAWEHAFYLQYRNQKVDFVEAMWRVVNWQDVAARYTAAKAGGGKLLLA; this is translated from the coding sequence ATGGCCACCTACACGCTTCCTGAGCTGCCGTACGACTACTCCTCCCTGGAGCCGGTCATCAGCGGGGAGATCATCGAGCTGCACCACGACAAGCACCACGCCGCCTACGTCAAAGGCGCCAACGACACCCTCGACCAGCTCGCCGAGGCGCGGGAGAAGGATCAGTGGGGGAACGTCACCGGGCTGGAGAAGAACCTCGCGTTCCACCTGTCCGGCCACATCCTGCACTCCATCTACTGGCGCAACATGACCGGTGACGGCGGCGGGGAGCCGCTGGAGAAGGACGGGACCGGGGAGCTGGCCGACGCCATCGCCGAGTCGTTCGGGTCCTTCACGCGCTTCAAGGCGCAGCTGTCCAAGGCCTCCGCCACCACACAGGGCTCGGGCTGGGGCGTGCTGGCCTACGAGCCGCTCAGCGGCCGGCTGGTCGTCGAGCAGGTCTACGACCACCAGGGGAACATCGGCCAGGGGTCCGTCCCGATCCTCGTCTTCGACGCCTGGGAGCACGCCTTCTACCTCCAGTACCGCAACCAGAAGGTCGACTTCGTCGAGGCCATGTGGCGCGTCGTCAACTGGCAGGACGTCGCCGCCCGGTACACCGCCGCCAAGGCCGGCGGCGGCAAGCTCCTGCTCGCGTGA
- the pepN gene encoding aminopeptidase N — MPGENLTRNEAGVRSRLLTVHGYEVVLDVRDAAGPAPASGPRTFRSTTTIRFSCAEEGADTFADLIAPHVHSVTLNGESLNVDRVFDGTRVRLDGLRAENELIVDARCAYSRTGEGLHHFTDPEDGETYLYTQYEPADARRVFVNFEQPDLKAPYAFTVLAPREWVVLSNGAATGESVPPEGGGTRHTFATTKPISTYITAVLAGPYHQVRDHYSRTLADGTTLEIPLGALCRKGLAKHFDPDEIFATTKAGLDFFHDHFDFPYPFGKYDQAFVPEYNLGAMENPGLVTFREEYVFRGRTTRAAYQARANTLLHEMAHMWFGDLVTMEWWDDLWLKESFADFMGAYASHGATRFDEAWITFANRRKAWAYRADQLPSTHPITADIRDLQDAKLNFDGITYAKGASVLKQLVAYAGEDAFLEGARRYFKRHAYGNTRLSDLLSVLTETSGRDMAEWARAWLQTAGLNSLTPRLRHDADGRIAELAIEQDAPQDHPTLRPHRVQVGLYRLAEGGRLVRYAAAGVDVADALTVVDALVGAERPDLVLVNDEDLTYCKTRFDPASLETLREHLGDIEDPLARALCWSALWNLTRDGLLPAADFLTLVRRFGGAETQIGVLQMVLSWADSALEWYLPRARRAQAAAELARAAGEELRRSEPGGDHQLAWARFFAGRADSDADFALLEGLLSGKERIEGLVVDQELRWTMLLPLAAHGRIGEAELARELTRDDTASGRRHQVRCLAARPSAEVKEAAWAAVVESDALSNALVEATIDGFARPGHRELLAPFTARYFEVIERVWEQRSIEIAMSVVRGLFPGAQQDRATLEATDAWLSAHQEAAPALRRLVLEQRDDLHRALRAQEAQESREAHGA, encoded by the coding sequence GTGCCCGGAGAGAACCTGACCCGCAACGAGGCGGGCGTACGGTCCCGGCTGCTGACCGTGCACGGGTACGAGGTGGTCCTGGACGTGCGCGACGCGGCCGGGCCGGCACCCGCCTCCGGGCCCCGTACGTTCCGCTCCACCACCACCATCCGCTTCTCCTGCGCCGAGGAGGGTGCGGACACCTTCGCCGATCTCATCGCCCCGCACGTCCACTCGGTGACGCTGAACGGGGAGTCGCTCAACGTCGACCGCGTCTTCGACGGCACCCGCGTGCGGCTGGACGGTCTGCGCGCGGAGAACGAGCTGATCGTCGACGCCCGCTGCGCCTACAGCCGCACCGGTGAGGGCCTGCACCACTTCACCGACCCCGAGGACGGCGAGACCTACCTCTACACCCAGTACGAGCCGGCCGACGCCCGCCGGGTGTTCGTCAACTTCGAGCAGCCGGACCTCAAGGCGCCCTACGCCTTCACGGTGCTCGCCCCGCGGGAGTGGGTGGTGCTCAGCAACGGCGCCGCCACCGGCGAGTCGGTGCCCCCGGAGGGCGGCGGCACGCGGCACACGTTCGCGACCACCAAGCCCATCTCCACCTACATCACCGCCGTGCTGGCCGGCCCGTACCACCAGGTGCGCGACCACTACTCCCGCACCCTCGCCGACGGCACCACGCTGGAGATCCCGCTCGGCGCGCTGTGCCGCAAGGGGCTCGCCAAGCACTTCGACCCGGACGAGATCTTCGCGACCACGAAGGCCGGTCTGGACTTCTTCCACGACCACTTCGACTTCCCGTACCCCTTCGGGAAGTACGACCAGGCGTTCGTGCCCGAGTACAACCTCGGCGCCATGGAGAACCCGGGCCTGGTGACCTTCCGCGAGGAGTACGTCTTCCGCGGCCGCACCACCCGCGCCGCCTACCAGGCCCGCGCCAACACCCTGCTGCACGAGATGGCCCACATGTGGTTCGGCGATCTCGTCACCATGGAGTGGTGGGACGACCTGTGGCTCAAGGAGTCCTTCGCCGACTTCATGGGCGCCTACGCCTCGCACGGAGCCACCCGCTTCGACGAGGCGTGGATCACCTTCGCCAACCGCCGCAAGGCCTGGGCGTACCGCGCCGACCAGCTGCCCTCCACGCACCCGATCACCGCGGACATCCGCGACCTGCAGGACGCCAAGCTCAACTTCGACGGCATCACCTACGCCAAGGGCGCCTCCGTCCTCAAGCAGCTGGTGGCCTACGCCGGCGAGGACGCGTTCCTGGAGGGCGCGCGGCGCTACTTCAAGCGGCACGCCTACGGCAACACCCGGCTGTCGGACCTGCTGTCGGTGCTCACCGAGACCTCCGGCCGGGACATGGCCGAGTGGGCGCGGGCCTGGCTGCAGACCGCCGGGCTCAACTCCCTCACCCCGCGCCTGCGGCACGACGCGGACGGCCGGATCGCCGAGCTGGCCATCGAGCAGGACGCGCCGCAGGACCACCCCACGCTGCGCCCGCACCGGGTGCAGGTCGGGCTCTACCGGCTGGCGGAGGGCGGGCGGCTCGTACGGTACGCGGCGGCCGGCGTCGATGTGGCCGACGCGCTGACGGTGGTGGACGCGCTGGTGGGCGCGGAGCGGCCCGATCTGGTGCTGGTCAACGACGAGGACCTGACGTACTGCAAAACCCGCTTCGACCCGGCCTCGCTGGAGACCCTGCGCGAGCACCTGGGCGACATCGAGGACCCGCTGGCCCGCGCGCTGTGCTGGTCGGCGCTGTGGAACCTGACCCGCGACGGGCTGCTGCCGGCCGCCGACTTCCTGACGCTGGTGCGCCGGTTCGGCGGCGCCGAGACGCAGATCGGCGTGCTCCAGATGGTGCTCAGCTGGGCCGACTCGGCGCTGGAGTGGTACCTGCCGCGGGCGCGGCGCGCGCAGGCGGCGGCCGAGCTGGCGCGGGCGGCCGGGGAGGAGCTGCGGCGTTCCGAGCCGGGCGGCGACCACCAGCTGGCCTGGGCACGGTTCTTCGCCGGCCGGGCGGACTCCGACGCGGACTTCGCGCTGCTGGAGGGGCTGCTGTCCGGCAAGGAGCGGATCGAGGGCCTGGTCGTCGATCAGGAGCTGCGCTGGACGATGCTGCTGCCGCTGGCCGCGCACGGGCGGATCGGCGAGGCGGAGCTGGCGCGGGAGCTGACGCGTGACGACACCGCCTCGGGCCGCCGCCACCAGGTGCGCTGCCTGGCCGCGCGGCCCTCGGCCGAGGTGAAGGAGGCCGCCTGGGCGGCGGTGGTGGAATCCGACGCGCTGTCCAACGCGCTGGTGGAGGCCACCATCGACGGCTTCGCGCGGCCGGGTCACCGGGAGCTGCTGGCGCCGTTCACCGCCCGCTACTTCGAGGTGATCGAGCGGGTGTGGGAGCAGCGGTCGATCGAGATCGCCATGTCGGTGGTGCGCGGTCTGTTCCCGGGCGCGCAGCAGGACCGGGCGACGCTGGAGGCCACCGACGCGTGGCTGAGTGCCCATCAGGAGGCGGCCCCGGCGCTGCGCCGGCTGGTGCTGGAGCAGCGGGACGATCTGCACCGGGCGCTGCGGGCGCAGGAGGCGCAGGAATCCCGGGAGGCGCACGGAGCGTAA